In Asanoa sp. WMMD1127, one genomic interval encodes:
- a CDS encoding cellulose-binding protein, whose translation MNTRKALASTASILVAAGLALVTGGAPAQAAPGDNLAWTATPSASYTSPWESVAAIRDGIDPPRSNDTANPRWGTWPNQGQQWAELTWTTAQTVRAVEVYFFDDGGGVRVPASWRVQRWTGSAFADVTGASGYPVAADRYNQVTFTAVSTTRLRITLQSGAGSVGLLEVKAHGATTPPPASGWNPPANLVTPLNQVWAHQEQTYHNGNLYGFRNYGWDQLFANRGHINYCVRWDSSAPVTAAQRDQVHATLARQYRKWMDAMVGHNNWPYTEVPVRVVGWAVRDRAQLQWSDNSVDIYVGDIRENAPQCAAPCGRFFNQGGQYPNCPGGAARHYDHSLWLTDGFGGGAGGDWGQRMGREYYMNNLNAENMTILLHEIGHTYGLDDFYDWTPSGVGGFIMRAGSASSITEFDRWMLRDWWRHLKSRYGY comes from the coding sequence ATGAACACCCGAAAAGCCCTGGCCAGCACGGCGAGCATCCTGGTGGCGGCCGGGCTCGCGCTCGTCACAGGCGGCGCCCCGGCCCAGGCCGCGCCCGGTGACAACCTGGCCTGGACGGCCACGCCCAGCGCGTCCTACACGTCGCCATGGGAGAGCGTCGCGGCCATCAGGGACGGCATCGACCCGCCACGCTCCAACGACACGGCCAACCCGCGCTGGGGCACCTGGCCCAACCAGGGGCAGCAGTGGGCCGAGCTGACCTGGACCACCGCCCAGACCGTACGCGCCGTCGAGGTCTACTTCTTCGACGACGGCGGCGGCGTACGGGTGCCCGCCTCCTGGCGGGTGCAGCGCTGGACCGGCAGCGCCTTCGCCGACGTGACCGGCGCCAGCGGCTATCCGGTCGCGGCCGACCGCTACAACCAGGTGACGTTCACGGCCGTGTCGACGACCCGCCTGCGCATCACGCTCCAAAGTGGAGCCGGATCGGTCGGCCTGCTGGAGGTCAAGGCCCACGGCGCGACCACTCCGCCGCCGGCCAGCGGCTGGAACCCGCCGGCCAACCTGGTCACCCCGCTCAACCAGGTCTGGGCCCACCAGGAGCAGACCTACCACAACGGCAACCTCTACGGGTTCCGCAACTACGGCTGGGACCAGCTGTTCGCCAACCGCGGCCACATCAACTACTGCGTCCGCTGGGACTCGTCGGCGCCGGTCACCGCGGCCCAGCGCGACCAGGTGCACGCCACGTTGGCCCGGCAGTATCGCAAGTGGATGGACGCGATGGTGGGGCACAACAACTGGCCCTACACCGAGGTCCCCGTGCGGGTGGTCGGCTGGGCGGTGCGCGACCGGGCGCAGCTGCAGTGGAGCGACAACTCGGTCGACATCTACGTCGGCGACATCCGCGAGAACGCACCGCAGTGCGCCGCGCCGTGCGGCCGGTTCTTCAACCAGGGCGGCCAGTACCCGAACTGCCCGGGCGGCGCCGCACGGCACTACGACCATTCGCTCTGGCTGACCGACGGCTTCGGCGGCGGCGCCGGCGGTGACTGGGGTCAGCGGATGGGCCGCGAGTACTACATGAACAACCTCAACGCCGAGAACATGACGATCCTCCTGCACGAGATCGGCCACACCTACGGTCTGGACGACTTCTATGACTGGACGCCCAGCGGTGTCGGCGGCTTCATCATGCGTGCCGGCAGCGCTTCGTCGATCACCGAGTTCGACCGGTGGATGCTGCGCGACTGGTGGCGCCACCTCAAGAGCCGGTACGGCTACTAA
- a CDS encoding carbohydrate ABC transporter permease has translation MTRSRLGWSVTSAALAILFLFPLLWSGWASVRTGSGFGLENYDRLFTSDSGVRPHHVVNSVVVSTLTVGGTLLVATLGGYAFGRFRFPGRDVLFLVTLAILMVPYATILIALYVLLGWLGLEDTLIGLSLVLIMFQLPFSIFMMRNSFEAVPHELEESAQLDGCASLGTLVRIMLPAVRPGLVTVGLFAFLTSWSEFFAPLILLNSTDKFTTTLAVVNMRTASHGSIDYAALEAGVVFMAVPCLILFAFMQRSYVRGFTSGAIKG, from the coding sequence ATGACCCGTTCCCGGTTGGGCTGGTCGGTCACCAGCGCCGCGCTGGCCATCCTGTTCCTGTTCCCCCTGCTGTGGAGCGGGTGGGCCTCGGTCCGCACCGGCTCGGGTTTCGGGCTGGAGAACTACGACCGCCTGTTCACCTCCGACAGTGGCGTGCGGCCGCACCACGTGGTCAACAGCGTGGTGGTCAGCACGCTGACCGTCGGGGGCACACTGCTGGTCGCGACGCTGGGCGGCTACGCGTTCGGCCGGTTCCGCTTCCCCGGCCGCGACGTGCTCTTCCTGGTCACCCTCGCGATCCTGATGGTCCCGTACGCGACGATCCTGATCGCCCTCTACGTGCTGCTCGGCTGGCTCGGGCTGGAAGACACGCTGATCGGCCTCAGCCTGGTGCTGATCATGTTCCAGCTGCCCTTCTCGATCTTCATGATGCGCAACTCGTTCGAAGCGGTACCGCACGAACTGGAAGAGTCGGCGCAGCTGGACGGCTGCGCCAGCCTCGGCACGCTGGTCCGGATCATGCTGCCGGCGGTGCGGCCGGGGCTGGTCACCGTCGGCCTGTTCGCGTTTCTGACCTCGTGGAGCGAGTTCTTCGCCCCGTTGATCCTGCTCAACTCGACCGACAAGTTCACCACCACGCTCGCGGTCGTCAACATGCGCACGGCCAGCCACGGCTCGATCGACTACGCGGCGCTCGAGGCCGGCGTGGTCTTCATGGCCGTGCCGTGCCTGATCCTCTTCGCGTTCATGCAGCGCAGCTACGTCCGGGGCTTCACCTCGGGCGCCATCAAGGGGTAA
- a CDS encoding sugar ABC transporter permease, protein MTTVTTPRPAERTTPAPTRRRPVLRRQTRRAWLGVAYASPTAVMVALFFLVPLVLVGWMSLHQWPLLAPPTFNAPENFTDIGDNELVRSATWFTVNYTVIITVLLFAVSLGLALLVQHRRRGVGFFRTAFFLPMAVGFASASLLFLGLLSDEIGPVSDLLRAVGLVDGYVSWTSGSANSALGSAVVLVLWRFAGFNMLILLTGLQAIPPEIYEAARVDGASRWQTFRGITLPLLRPTIALVLTLMVTGSLLAFDQFWILTRGGPDNSTTSLVMVIYREAFIRLDLGSAAGISVVLLVVLVLFNVIQLGVLRRRSS, encoded by the coding sequence ATGACCACCGTGACGACGCCGCGCCCGGCCGAGCGGACGACTCCGGCGCCCACCCGCCGGCGCCCTGTGCTGCGGCGCCAGACCCGGCGCGCCTGGCTCGGGGTCGCGTACGCCAGCCCGACGGCGGTCATGGTCGCGCTCTTCTTTCTCGTGCCGCTCGTGCTCGTCGGCTGGATGTCGCTGCATCAGTGGCCGCTGCTGGCCCCGCCGACGTTCAACGCGCCCGAGAACTTCACCGACATCGGCGACAACGAACTCGTCCGCTCGGCGACCTGGTTCACCGTCAACTACACGGTGATCATCACGGTGCTGCTGTTCGCCGTCTCGCTGGGTCTGGCCCTGCTGGTGCAGCACCGCCGCCGCGGCGTCGGCTTCTTCCGCACCGCGTTCTTCCTGCCGATGGCGGTCGGCTTCGCCAGCGCCTCCCTGCTCTTCCTCGGCCTGCTCAGCGACGAGATCGGCCCGGTCAGCGACCTGCTCCGCGCGGTCGGGCTGGTCGACGGCTATGTCTCCTGGACCAGCGGCAGCGCCAACTCGGCCCTGGGCTCGGCCGTCGTGCTGGTGCTCTGGCGGTTCGCGGGGTTCAACATGCTGATCCTGCTGACCGGCCTGCAGGCGATCCCGCCGGAGATCTACGAGGCGGCCCGGGTCGACGGCGCCAGCCGCTGGCAGACGTTCCGCGGCATCACCCTGCCGCTGCTGCGGCCGACCATCGCGCTCGTGCTGACGCTGATGGTGACCGGCTCGCTGCTGGCGTTCGACCAGTTCTGGATCCTGACCCGCGGCGGCCCCGACAACAGCACCACCTCGCTGGTCATGGTGATCTACCGGGAGGCCTTCATCCGCCTCGACCTGGGCTCCGCCGCCGGGATCTCGGTGGTGCTGCTGGTGGTCCTGGTCCTCTTCAACGTCATCCAACTCGGCGTGCTGCGCCGCCGGTCCAGCTGA
- a CDS encoding sugar ABC transporter substrate-binding protein has protein sequence MARYRARRVVAVTAAALLMTAVAACGNDDDAGGGGTQAASADDGATLTLWTRAATEAVSKAYAEKYNATHKNKVEVTAYPNEEYPAKLASAAGARALPDLFASDVVFAAQYASQGLWVDLTDRFGALDVKDKVAPAHVKAATWEGKNYAVPHTIDMSVLLYNKDLYAKAGLDPEKPPTTLKEFADHARKIDKLGGDVNGTYFGGNCGGCVEFTFWPSVWAAGGDVLDAEGSTAKIDSKEMADVFALYRVLYDEGVAAPASKDEAGPTWLGALQNGKVGIAPGPSVWLGLIEEKGVKMGVAPIPGLDGGESTFVGGDAIGIGATSTKQAQAWDFLAWTMSDEAQIEVVAKSKGVPTRTDLASNKYSSADPRVVLINSLMAKGETPYARNFNASFNDPQSPWLQTVRGALFGDAASALSTGNADITKSLQQS, from the coding sequence ATGGCTAGATATCGAGCACGACGCGTCGTCGCTGTCACCGCGGCGGCGCTCCTGATGACCGCGGTTGCCGCCTGCGGCAACGACGACGACGCGGGCGGCGGCGGCACCCAGGCGGCCTCGGCCGACGACGGCGCCACCCTGACCCTGTGGACCCGGGCCGCCACCGAGGCGGTCTCCAAGGCGTACGCGGAGAAGTACAACGCCACCCACAAGAACAAGGTGGAGGTGACCGCCTACCCCAACGAGGAGTACCCCGCCAAGCTGGCCTCGGCGGCCGGCGCCCGGGCGCTGCCCGACCTGTTCGCCTCCGACGTGGTGTTCGCCGCGCAGTACGCGTCGCAGGGCCTGTGGGTCGACCTGACCGACCGGTTCGGGGCGCTCGACGTCAAGGACAAGGTCGCCCCGGCGCACGTGAAGGCGGCCACCTGGGAGGGCAAGAACTACGCGGTGCCGCACACCATCGACATGTCGGTGCTGCTCTACAACAAGGACCTCTACGCCAAGGCCGGCCTCGATCCGGAGAAGCCGCCGACCACGCTCAAGGAGTTCGCCGACCACGCCCGCAAGATTGACAAGCTGGGCGGCGACGTCAACGGAACCTACTTCGGCGGCAACTGCGGCGGCTGCGTCGAGTTCACCTTCTGGCCGTCGGTCTGGGCGGCGGGCGGCGACGTGCTCGACGCCGAGGGCAGCACCGCGAAGATCGACTCGAAGGAGATGGCGGACGTCTTCGCCCTCTACCGCGTGCTCTACGACGAGGGCGTGGCCGCGCCGGCGTCGAAGGACGAGGCCGGACCCACGTGGCTCGGCGCCCTGCAGAACGGGAAGGTCGGCATCGCGCCCGGCCCGTCGGTCTGGCTCGGCCTGATCGAGGAGAAGGGCGTGAAGATGGGCGTGGCCCCGATTCCCGGTCTCGACGGGGGCGAGTCGACCTTCGTGGGCGGCGACGCGATCGGCATCGGCGCCACCAGCACCAAGCAGGCGCAGGCCTGGGACTTCCTGGCCTGGACGATGTCCGACGAGGCGCAGATCGAGGTCGTCGCCAAGAGCAAGGGCGTGCCGACCCGCACCGACCTGGCGTCCAACAAGTACTCGTCGGCCGACCCGCGGGTCGTGCTGATCAACTCGCTGATGGCCAAGGGCGAGACGCCGTACGCCCGGAACTTCAACGCGTCCTTCAACGACCCGCAGAGTCCGTGGCTGCAGACGGTGCGGGGCGCGCTGTTCGGTGACGCCGCTTCGGCGCTGAGCACCGGCAACGCCGACATCACGAAGTCGCTGCAACAGAGCTGA